The following nucleotide sequence is from Planctomycetia bacterium.
GATTGGAGGCTTTGCATGAGCCTTTCTCACGTTCGTCGAGATCAAGTCAACCAGCACGGAATCAGCGTATGACGGCAGCGGACAATAACCCCCTTGCCCATAAAACGACGGTGGCCGAATTGTCGGGCGTCGTCGGCGACATCATGTGCAAGAAGTGCGTTACGGTGTTGCCGAACGTCTCGGCAGCCGATACCGCGGAGCAAATCGCCGCGTCGGGCGATCGCCACGCCGTGGTCGTCGATAGCGATCGGCGCATCATGGGAGTCGTCTCGCAGCGCGATATCTTCACGCACTTCATGGAGACGCTCCAAGACCAACGAGCGGCTCAGCCGGCCGCGACGGGCCAAGCCCCGTGGGAAATCGGCAGCTTGATCCACGATCAACCGGTCACGGTCTTGCCCGACGTTCTGCTGTGCAACGCCGGCCTGGTGATGGCGAACTACAAGATCGATTGCCTGCCGGTCGTCGACGAAAATAAGCTGCTGCTCGGCATCGTCAGCATTAAAGAACTCCTGCGACACATCACCGGCAAGCTCGACGCCGGGCTCGAAGAAGAGTTTACGTTCTTCACTCCCGAGAAGAAATCGCGCCCGCAGATTCCGGCTTTCTTCCGCCGGGCCAACGGAGCCTTGGTGTTGCCGAGTTCCTGCTTGGAAGATCCGACGAGCGTTCCTGAATTCGCCGTGCTCGGCTACGAAGCGGCGACCGGGCGCATCGCCGTGCGACTCACCTCCGACAAAAATGAAGAAGGTGGGCGCAAAGTTCAAAAGGATAACGATAGCCTCGTGATCGCGGCGAGCGACTTCGTGGCCCGCTTCGACATCAAGCTGCACGTTTCGGCGTTCGACGTCACGCGGCACCGCAAACTCAATTGCGTGATCCTCACGCCGAAGCAATCCCTCCCGACGCATGTCGCAGCGGAAAAGATCGTCGCGGTAGTTTAGGCACGGCGCTATGCTCGACTTCGTGCAAGCCAATCCGAGAAGCGGGTCGGACCGAGAAGTGGATTCTCGCCGTCCGGCATCAGCGATCGATCGTCGACCATCAGGCCGAAATAGAGCGCCTGCGGATCGGTGACGACCGTTCGTTCATCGCCTGTCGCGCGGAGGAATTGCCGCACGAGATCGTCTTGACGGATCGGTTCGTGCCCGGCCAGATCGACCGTACCGTTCAACGGTTTCGCGAGGGCCGCGTCGGCCACGACCGCGGCGACGTCGTCCGACACGATCGGCTGCATCAGAGCCGGCGGCAGGCGAACCGTCTTTCCTTCCGTCGCCGCTTGCGCGATGCCGCCGATGAACTCGAAGAACTGCGTGGCACGAACGATGGTGTACGGAATCGAAGCAGCCTTGATCAGATTTTCTTGCGCCATCTTCGCGCGGAAGTAACCGCTCGCGAGCAGGCGTTCGGTGCCGACGACCGACAACGCCACATGATGACCTACGCCCGCGGCGGCTTCCGCGGCCAGCAGATTGCGACCCGACGTCTCGAAGAACGCCAGCACGGCGCTATCCTCCCAAGCGGGCGCATTCGCAACGTCGACGACTACCTGCGCTCCGGCGATCGCTTGCGTTAGTCCCTCGCCGGTAACGGTGTTGACGCCTGACGAGGGCGATGCCGCCACGACGTCGTGCCCGCGCCCACGCAGGTTCGCCACGACCTTTTTTCCGATCAGTCCGCTCCCGCCGATGACGACAATTTTCATAGCTGACCTCTCGCGGTGCAATTTGTTGCTTAACGAAAATGTTCGGTCGCAAATCAGCTCATGAAGATGATCGGCGACACGGATGGCAACGGCACGCCGTACATCTCATCATGACTGATATATCATACCGAACCGGCATCATCGCGAGTCTTTCATTCAGGCGAATAGTCTAGTCTAACGTCAATATAGTTTTCGACGTACACGTGTTGCCGTGATCGCTTTTGAAAATCCGCTGCACCATTCCCCGAAATTCTGCTGCCGCTTGTGTAGACAACCGAAAGCTTCGGCAAATCTACTAAGTAATCCAAGCCGAGATCGGTCAGGGGGCAATCACGAATTGCAAGGTATTCAAGTTCGTTAAGGCTCTTCAGATGGCATAGTCCAGGCCCTGCGACTTGCGTCGCATCGAGTCCAAGGGATCCTAGTTTGATCATGGTTGCAAGATGTATGAGCCCCTGGTCGGTGATTGCCGTTCGATTGAGTGAAAGCCAGTCAAGTTCGTGACAATGGCTCACATGAACGAGGCCCGAGTCTGTCACGTGCGTGTTCGCCAAATCGAGCGATCGAATTCCGGTAAGCAACTTGAGATGACGCAGGTCGTCGTCCGACACATCGGAATAAGACAGGCTGACTGACGACACTTCGTCGAATGGTCGGCCGATTTCGTCACTTAAGGACTCTCGCAACCATTCCGGCAGCAAGCAGTCGTATCCAATTGTCGCGCCAACTCTCTCAAGACCTAATACAGCTTCGTGTTGTCGATCCCAACGTGCGACACGATGCGCTATCCAAGCGAAGAACAACGAGCAAAGAACGACACCAATCGCCGCAGTTCGCAAACGGAATTTCAATAGCGTGCCATACCTTCGTCGCCACCATTCAATTCCCGAGGCAACAACAAGCCCAATTCCGACCGCTACGCAGGCGTTTGCAATGAGCATGAGCGGATAGAAGTGATCGACGTCTTCCGTGAGGGACCAGATCGCTGGAATTCGTATAATATAGAGCGCACAGATGGTTCCTGGCGGAGTCGGTGGAGCCGGCACTCTGCGATTCAAGTACGTCAACGGCCAGCCGTGGTCGCGACTAAAGCCGTCCGAGGTTCCAGGGACGTTTAAAAATATGACGCTAGCGATCACGAGGCATCCGACGACGATCGTCGACAGATGCGCACGACGCCGATGAGGCCCTAAGACGACGGAGGAATTCATAGGCATGCCGAGATAATGCCCAACAGGTATTCAACCGCCGAATCGCGGTAAAACATGACCGTGTTCTTGCGGCCATGTAGGGATGAATCCATATCGATGTTTTAGTCGAGAAAATAACTTGCGACAAATCGGCCGCTCGAATTCCGATACTCGACTGCAAACGACTCCATCCTAAGTCGTAAATGCCCGAACCGCCATCAAAGCTCGCGGGTGCGGCTAAAGTAGCAGACACCTAGATAAGCCGCATACGGTTTAGTGGGTTTCGCTTAGTGGCTCGGAAATAGCCTGCGAACGATGGCGGCTTCGCAGAGGTGCGTTTCTACGGCAGCTTCGGGCGGGCCGGGGTCGTGCCGTCTTTGTCGACGGGATAGAGCGCGTTGTGTTTCTCCAGCGCCGTGATCAGGCCTTGCATCATGCGGCGCAGCTCCGCCGATTGCGCGGCGGCGAGATCGTGTTGCTCGAAAGGGTCGTCGGCGAGTTGGAAGAGTTGGTAGTGCGATCCTTGAGAGACCTGCGTCGGGAAATAGTGATAGATCACTTTCCACGGGCCGTCGCGATAGACGGTGAAGTAGTCCGTCCGATGCGGTGCGTGGGGATAATGCATAAGGAAGCTCGTCGGGCGCGTCGCGTCGGGCTTGCCGGTGAGGAGCGGGGCGAGCGTTAGTCCGTCGATCTCGTGCGCGGCCGGCGGCTGAACTCCGGCCGTGTTCAAGATCGTCGGGAAGATATCGTAGACCGCGGCTTGCTGCGGTTGAATCGCGCCGGCGGTGATCGGCAGACGACGCTGCACCGCTCGGCTTTCGTCGGGCTTCGCCCAGGCTGCCACGAACGGAACCCGCATTCCTCCCTCGTAGTGCGAGCCCTTCTTGCCGCGCAGAGGTGCCGCACACGCGACGTCGTGTTGATGTCCGAGCGGCGCGTCGCTGCCGTTATCGCCGAGGAAAAAAATCAGCGTGTTCTCAGCGACTCCGAGCAATTCCAAATGATCGAGCAAGTCGCCGAGCGATTTATCCATCCCTTCGACCAACGTCGCGAAGGCCTGCGCCTGCGGGCTCTTGCTGCTGTCGCGATAGTGAGCCGCGAAGCGCGGGTCGGAGTCGAACGGCGAGTGGACGGCGTAGTGCGCGAAGTTCAGAAAGAACGGCTTCACGATCTTCACCGCATCGCCGACATGCCGTTTGGCTTCGAGCGTCAAGGCTTCGGTGAGAAACGTATCGGTCCCATAGTAAGGGTCGAGCCCGAGTACGCCGTGCGCCGTCGGCTTTCCGGCTCCATCGTAGTTCTGTTTGCCGTAGTAGCTTCCCGGCGCGCCGATGGAAGCCCCGCCTACGTTGACATCGAAGCCGAGATTCTTCGGATCGGCCCCATTGAAGGCGCGCGGCGCGAAATGCCCTTTGCCGATATGGATCGTTCGATAGCCGCCGGCTTGCAACAGCGAGGCGAGCGTCACGTCTCCCTTCTGGAGCCCGCGCCAGTTCCACTCCGGCGGGCCCTGCGGTCCGCGGTTGTCTTTTTCCCAGCTGATCCAATTCGTCGTTCGATGCCGAGCGGCGTTCTGCCCGGTCGCGATCGAGATGCGCGTCGGCGAGCAGACGCTCATCGCGTAGAAGTTGTTGAAGCGCACCCCGCGCGCAGCGAGCCGATCGAGGTTGGGCGTGCGATAGAAATCGTTGAGCGGATATCGCTGCGGCTTGCCCGATGTATCGGTGAGAAACGGCACCGAGGTGTCCATCACCCCCAGATCGTCGACGAGAAAGACGACGATGTTCGGAGGCGCATCGGCCGCCGCGGCGCGAGCCTGCGCACAAACCGCGAACAAGACCGAGAGCAACGCGCGCCGAACGTTTCGCGTCATCGTGGCAAGACTTTCTTTTTCGAGCTGTCGGGATGTTTCTCGAACGCGCGATCAAGCGCGGCGCAGCAGGCCGGCGATCGGGCTACCACGCTCTAAGATCGACAGCGGACGGCCGGACGCGCCGCGGAGCGCGACCGAGCCGGCATCGAAACCGAGATGCGCGTAGATCGTCGCCATGAGATCTTCCGGAGCGACGAGCCCTTCGATCGGCGCGGCGTAAATGCGTTGAGGAGTCCGCAGGCAAGCTCGACGAGGAATCGATCATGAGATGCTCTGGGAACGGCGAGCCGACTCGACTCGGAGCGTTCCGAATCGAATCGCTTGCAACGGTGGGGAGCCGTTAGTATCTCTTCTCGACCGGCCGGAGGCAAATTTTAGATAATCCGGATCAAGCCGCGCGAATCGCATGCGGCCCGGCACGCACTCGGGAAACGGAGCCGAAAGGAATACACAAAAAAAACGGGAGGCCGCCATGTCGGCGGCCTCCCGCGAATGTCGGCTGGGCTTATTCTCCGGCAGTCGTCATTTGCTTGACCTGCCGCTCAAGCGACTCAAGACTCCAATCGCCCGGCTTTTGGCTCGGCGGGAACTCTTTCAAGGTCATCAGGAACTCACTGGCTACGCCCTGCAGCGGCACGAGCACGAAGGCCCGATCGATCATCCAATCGTGGTAGGTGTTCGAGTTGTGTTGCGACTTCTCGAACGGATCGCGGCGGAGGTTGAAGAGCAGCGGCAAGCGCAGCTTGACGAGCGGCTCGCGCCAGACTTGCAGTTGCTCGGCGCGGTTTTCCAAGTAGGTCGCTTTCCAGTCGCCGACGCGGATCGACATCACGTTGCCGTCGTCGCCCACGTAGATAAACGACTTTCGCGGCGAATCCTTCTCTTTGCCGCTGAGGTAGTCGAGCAGGTTCTTGCCGTCGATGTGGTTCTTGTAGGTCCGGCCGTTAAGCTCGACGCCACCCTTGAGCAGCTTTTCCTTGATGTCCGGCGCGCCGGCCGCCGCAGCGAACGTCGGGAGCCAGTCTTCGTGCGAAACGATGCCGTTGAGGGTCACGTTCTTCGGGAAGTGACCAGGCCAGCGGACGAAGCACGGCACGCGGAAAGCCCCTTCCCAGTTCGAGTTCTTCTCGCTGCGGAAGGGGGTCGTGCCGGCGTCAGGCCAGGTGTTGTAGTGCGGGCCGTTGTCGGTCGAGTATTGCACGATCGTCTCGTCGGTAAGGCCGAGCTCGTCGATCAGCTTAAGCAACTCACCGACGTGCAGGTCGTGCTCGACCATGCCGTCGTGATATTCGTCGCCGCTCGGGCCCGAGAGTCCTTTGTGCTCTTCCTTCACATGCGTGCGGAAGTGCATCCGGGTGCCGTTCCACCAGCAGAAGAACGGTTGGCCGGCCGCATGCTGACGCTTGATAAAGTCCTTGGCCGCGGCGATGGATTTATCGTCGATCGTTTCCATCCGCTTCTTGGTGAGCGGGCCGAGATTCTCGATCGTCTGTCCGCCGGCGCCGTCGGCCTTGCACTTCAACACCCCGCGCGGGCCGAACTGCTCGAGGAACGTTTTGCCGTTGGGGAGTTTCATGTCCCTCGGATAGTCGCGATTTTCCGGCTCTTCCTCGGCGTTGAGGTGATAGAGGCTGCCGAGGAACTCATCGAAACCGTGCATCGTCGGCAGATGCTCATCGCGATCTCCCTGATGGTTCTTGCCGAACTGCCCCGTGGCGTAGCCCTGGCTCTTCAAGACCGTAGCCATCGTGACGTCGGTCTTCTGCCAACCTTCCTTCGCACCGGGCATGCCGACCTTCGTCATGCCGGAGCGAACGGGCACGCTCCCGGAAATGAACGCCGCGCGGCCCGCGGTGCAGGATTGTTGCGCGTAGTAGTCGGTGAACCCGACCCCTTCGTTGGCAAGGCGATCGATGTTCGGCGTCTTGTAGCCCATCATGCCCCGGTTGTTGTGGCTGATGTTCCAGGTGCCGATGTCGTCGCCCCAGATGACGAGGATGTTCGGCTTCTTCGCGGCGGGCTGTTGGGCCGAGGCTTCGGCTTCCCAACCGCTGACCGCGACGACGGCGAATGCCGCTAAGAGCCAGGGTCGAATTCGTGTCATGGTAATACCTCCCGAATGGGCGTGAAGTGGAAAGGCAAGTTGCCCGCGGGCCTTTATAATTCGCGCGCGGGTTCGGCTCAATGATTATTCCGACTTTCGTGCAGCCCTACATTCGGCACGACCGCTACGGCACTTGTCGAATCCAACTCGGCGAAGCATTTTGCAGCCTCTTCACGCTCGCGACGTCGCCCCGTTTCGACCGATCAAATCGTAGATGCGCGATCGGATCCGTGTCGTCTAGATTCCGCAAACGAAGGCTCGCCGTCATGCGTCGGATGGTACTCGTTCTCGCGTTCGTCTCGTGCCGTCTGCTGGGCGGCGACGTCGCGCCGGCATGTGCGCAGTACGAAACGCGCGAGCGTGGCGAAGCGGCGGAGCGGAAGGAACTCGAGACCGACCGCGATGCCTTCACGCCGGCGACGAACACCGTCGGCCGCCGGCTCGCGGTCTTCGAGACCTCGTATTCGTTTATCGACAACCGAACCGTCGCCGAGACGCATAGTCTGCCCGAAACCCTTTTGCGTTACGGCGTGAACGATTGGTTCGAGCTGCGGGCCGGCTGGAATTACGAAGTCGGCGGCACCGGCGACATCGTTTCCGGCAGCGAAGGGGGCGAAGGTTCCGAGGCCGGCGGCATCGAGCGCGAGTCGCAGTTCCTCTACGGCTGCAAGGTGGCGCTCACGGAGCAACGGGGCTTCATCCCGCGTAGCGCGACGATCCTGCAAGGCTACACACCGTCGAGCGGCAAGGCGCCGGCGACGGATGTGGCGCTCGCATATACGTTCGGCTGGGAGTTAGCCAACCGGTGGCGGCTCGACTCCGCGATGCGCTACGGCACCGAGCATGCCGAACATGACGTGTTCAACCAATGGGCGCCGTCGGTCGTGCTGCGCGTGCCCCTTACGGAACGCTGGAACGTGCATGCCGAATACTTCGGCATCTATTCGCAAGGCTCCGAGCGCGAGTTCAGCCGGGCGTTCTTCAGCCCGGGCACGCACTATCTGCTGACCGAAAACCTGGAGCTCGGCGTGCGCCTCGGCTGGGGTCTTACGAACGACGCCTCGAACTTCTTCTCGAACGTCGGTATCGGTTGGCGGTTTTAGACAACCGGCCGTTTTACTTCGTTCCTTTGATGCGCGCGATGTGTTCGAGGAACATCTTGTCGGCGCGATCGACGGACTCGGGCCATTCGCGATGGCCGTACGGTACGCCGTCGATCATCTCCTTGCGACCCGGTAGATTGTTGTACGTCGCATAGATGCTCGTCGGCGGGCAGGTGCCGTCGATGAAGCCAACGGTAACAATGCCTTCGGCCTTGGTGCGCGTGGCGAAGTTCATCGCGTCGATATAGCGGGCGGCCTGCAACACCTTGGCATCGGGCTTGCGGTCGGCGCCGAGCGGCACGATCTTCGGCCAGCCCGCAATCCGGTCGACGACATTGCCCGAGTGATCGCACAAGGCCGGCACTCCGGCATAGAACGCGGTCACGCGTGCATCGAGCCCCGCAGCCGCTAATGCTTGTCCACCCCCTTGGCTGGCCCCGCGCACGATCACGATCTTCCCATCCCATTCCGGTTGTGCGCAAAGGAAGTCGATCGCGCGGATCAAGCGGAGATACATGCCGCGGAAGTAGATCGTCTCGCGGCTGTCGCGCCCTTGTTGCGTGTATTGCTTCAGCTCGCCGTTGTTGAGATTCGTGTAGAACTCCGGCGGCTTGCCGTTGGGAATGCCGTGAGCGTTGAGATCAAGCGCTAAGCAGCGACTACGATTGGCTGCCGACATCGCAACCCCGAGGCTACTGGAGCGCACTCCGGCTCCGTGCACGAACAGGATCGCGGGCAAGCTTTTCGGCTCGGCGTTCTTCGGCCGAGCGAAGTAGCCCGACACCGGCTTGCCGCCGAGGCAGTCGACTTCGAGATCGAAGCACTCGACCGTGGGAATCTGCGATGCGACCGGCGTGAGCTGCGATTTCATCGGCACCGCCGCCAGCAGGCTCTTTTGGTTGTTCCAGAACTCGTCGAAGTCGTCCGGCACCGGCAGGCTCGGCTTGATCGCGAGCGGATCGTAACCCACGCCGGCCTGAGCGGCGAGCAGCGTTTGTCCGTCGGGCTTGCATATCACCGCGAGCCTTAAGAAGCCCGGCTCGGTGAGCTTGCCTTTCACGCTGAACGGTCGGTCTGCCGAGGAAGTCTTTCCCGTGCTCAGCGTCTTATGACCATCGATGCTGAGCGTGTAGTTCAACTCGACGCCGGCGGCAGGCTTGTCGTCTTGGAGCAACTGAACGCTGAACGTCGCTTCCTCGCCCGACTTGTAAATCCCCTCGGGCCGATCCGCCGTGATCTGCAACTTGTACGCCGGCTTCACTGCCGGGGCTTGAGCTTGCGTGGAAGTCGCAACCAGCAAGGCGATAGATCCAGCAACGGCCGGCATGAAGAGTCGCATCGAATGGCATCCTAGGAATGGCGAGGTTATCGGGCGGGCGAGGCTGTTATCGTCGATGAGCCTCGGTGAAAAGTCAATTCCGCGCCCCATCGCGCTGCAACCGCCCCTAGGATTCGGCCCGGTTTCGCTGCTCCGCTGCGAAACTTTTCCGCCGGGCATCGACTACAATCATCGAGTCGTCGCCTTGCAGTGTCGTCGCTCGCCCCGTCTCGGATGGTATGAATGAATCGTTCTCGCTACTTAGCGGTTCTACCTTATCTAAGCGCTTTCGCCATCATTGCCGTGGCCGTGCTGACGTCGGATCATCGGGTAAGTCTTCCATTCTTCGTTTTCGTCGGCCTTTGCTTTGCCTATCTGATGCGCTCGGAGCAACGAGCGAAAAATGAACTCGAACGAGAGCTTACCGAGCGCAAGCGAATCGAAGCCGAGCTCCAGGCCAGCCAAGACCAGTTCTATAAGTTCGTGGAAAACGGACTGTTCGCCGCCTTCATCAAAGACGAGCGGGGAGCCTACGTCTTCGTCAATAAATTCGTCGAGCGCAACTTCGGCCGCGAGCGAGCCGACTATCTCGGCAAGACCGACGGAGAAATCTATCCCGCCGACCTCGCCAAAGAGTACGTCGAGAACGACCACCGAGCGTTAAGCGAAAACGCCTCCGTCCCTTTCGATGAAACCTCGCACTCGCCGGACGGCGCCGTTCGCTATTGGTCCACGATCAAGTTTCCTTTACGGGACGCCGACGGAC
It contains:
- a CDS encoding CBS domain-containing protein, whose protein sequence is MTAADNNPLAHKTTVAELSGVVGDIMCKKCVTVLPNVSAADTAEQIAASGDRHAVVVDSDRRIMGVVSQRDIFTHFMETLQDQRAAQPAATGQAPWEIGSLIHDQPVTVLPDVLLCNAGLVMANYKIDCLPVVDENKLLLGIVSIKELLRHITGKLDAGLEEEFTFFTPEKKSRPQIPAFFRRANGALVLPSSCLEDPTSVPEFAVLGYEAATGRIAVRLTSDKNEEGGRKVQKDNDSLVIAASDFVARFDIKLHVSAFDVTRHRKLNCVILTPKQSLPTHVAAEKIVAVV
- a CDS encoding SDR family oxidoreductase, which translates into the protein MKIVVIGGSGLIGKKVVANLRGRGHDVVAASPSSGVNTVTGEGLTQAIAGAQVVVDVANAPAWEDSAVLAFFETSGRNLLAAEAAAGVGHHVALSVVGTERLLASGYFRAKMAQENLIKAASIPYTIVRATQFFEFIGGIAQAATEGKTVRLPPALMQPIVSDDVAAVVADAALAKPLNGTVDLAGHEPIRQDDLVRQFLRATGDERTVVTDPQALYFGLMVDDRSLMPDGENPLLGPTRFSDWLARSRA
- a CDS encoding sulfatase, yielding MTRNVRRALLSVLFAVCAQARAAAADAPPNIVVFLVDDLGVMDTSVPFLTDTSGKPQRYPLNDFYRTPNLDRLAARGVRFNNFYAMSVCSPTRISIATGQNAARHRTTNWISWEKDNRGPQGPPEWNWRGLQKGDVTLASLLQAGGYRTIHIGKGHFAPRAFNGADPKNLGFDVNVGGASIGAPGSYYGKQNYDGAGKPTAHGVLGLDPYYGTDTFLTEALTLEAKRHVGDAVKIVKPFFLNFAHYAVHSPFDSDPRFAAHYRDSSKSPQAQAFATLVEGMDKSLGDLLDHLELLGVAENTLIFFLGDNGSDAPLGHQHDVACAAPLRGKKGSHYEGGMRVPFVAAWAKPDESRAVQRRLPITAGAIQPQQAAVYDIFPTILNTAGVQPPAAHEIDGLTLAPLLTGKPDATRPTSFLMHYPHAPHRTDYFTVYRDGPWKVIYHYFPTQVSQGSHYQLFQLADDPFEQHDLAAAQSAELRRMMQGLITALEKHNALYPVDKDGTTPARPKLP
- a CDS encoding arylsulfatase yields the protein MTRIRPWLLAAFAVVAVSGWEAEASAQQPAAKKPNILVIWGDDIGTWNISHNNRGMMGYKTPNIDRLANEGVGFTDYYAQQSCTAGRAAFISGSVPVRSGMTKVGMPGAKEGWQKTDVTMATVLKSQGYATGQFGKNHQGDRDEHLPTMHGFDEFLGSLYHLNAEEEPENRDYPRDMKLPNGKTFLEQFGPRGVLKCKADGAGGQTIENLGPLTKKRMETIDDKSIAAAKDFIKRQHAAGQPFFCWWNGTRMHFRTHVKEEHKGLSGPSGDEYHDGMVEHDLHVGELLKLIDELGLTDETIVQYSTDNGPHYNTWPDAGTTPFRSEKNSNWEGAFRVPCFVRWPGHFPKNVTLNGIVSHEDWLPTFAAAAGAPDIKEKLLKGGVELNGRTYKNHIDGKNLLDYLSGKEKDSPRKSFIYVGDDGNVMSIRVGDWKATYLENRAEQLQVWREPLVKLRLPLLFNLRRDPFEKSQHNSNTYHDWMIDRAFVLVPLQGVASEFLMTLKEFPPSQKPGDWSLESLERQVKQMTTAGE
- a CDS encoding transporter, with translation MRRMVLVLAFVSCRLLGGDVAPACAQYETRERGEAAERKELETDRDAFTPATNTVGRRLAVFETSYSFIDNRTVAETHSLPETLLRYGVNDWFELRAGWNYEVGGTGDIVSGSEGGEGSEAGGIERESQFLYGCKVALTEQRGFIPRSATILQGYTPSSGKAPATDVALAYTFGWELANRWRLDSAMRYGTEHAEHDVFNQWAPSVVLRVPLTERWNVHAEYFGIYSQGSEREFSRAFFSPGTHYLLTENLELGVRLGWGLTNDASNFFSNVGIGWRF
- a CDS encoding alpha/beta fold hydrolase, whose protein sequence is MRLFMPAVAGSIALLVATSTQAQAPAVKPAYKLQITADRPEGIYKSGEEATFSVQLLQDDKPAAGVELNYTLSIDGHKTLSTGKTSSADRPFSVKGKLTEPGFLRLAVICKPDGQTLLAAQAGVGYDPLAIKPSLPVPDDFDEFWNNQKSLLAAVPMKSQLTPVASQIPTVECFDLEVDCLGGKPVSGYFARPKNAEPKSLPAILFVHGAGVRSSSLGVAMSAANRSRCLALDLNAHGIPNGKPPEFYTNLNNGELKQYTQQGRDSRETIYFRGMYLRLIRAIDFLCAQPEWDGKIVIVRGASQGGGQALAAAGLDARVTAFYAGVPALCDHSGNVVDRIAGWPKIVPLGADRKPDAKVLQAARYIDAMNFATRTKAEGIVTVGFIDGTCPPTSIYATYNNLPGRKEMIDGVPYGHREWPESVDRADKMFLEHIARIKGTK